CGATGCCCGTCCACACGGCATAGGCGGGCCCCACGTCGAGTTTCTTCAGCGACAGCGTCAGCAGACCGAAGCTGCCGAGGGCGAAGATGCAGAACGCGACGGTCGGCCAGAGCCGGGTGAAACCGTGCGAGAGCTTCAGACAGACGGCGAAACCGGTCTCCAGAAGTCCTGCGACCACGACCAGCAGCCACGCCATCTTCAGTGCCCTCCCGCGTCGGTGACCGCCTTGCCACGCTGGGTGTGATTATGCACTTACCTGCAGCGGGAGATCGCAAACGTGCCCGGATCAGTCGCCTTCGCGTCGTTCCCGGGTGGACATCAGCCGCCGCAGCGAGTCCAGCCGCGCCGGATCGGCGTGGCCGTCCGCGACCCAGGCGTCCAGGGCGCACTCCGGTTCCTGGCTGTCGTGGGTGCAGCCGCGCGGGCAGTCCTCGGTGCCCGGCTCCAGGTCCGGGAACGCGTGGATCACCCGGGACGGGTCGATGTGGTGCAGCCCGAAGGAGCGCACACCGGGGGTGTCGATCACCCAGCCGCGATAGTCGGGAAGGGGGAGCGCCAGCGCCGATGTGGTGGTGTGCCGGCCACGGCCCGTGACCGCGTTGACGACTCCGGTGGTACGCCGCCGGTCCTTCGGTACGAGCGCGTTGACCAGCGTCGTCTTCCCGACGCCGGAATGCCCGACGAAGGCGGTGACCCGGTCGTGCAGCTGCTCGCGGACCCGGTCGGCCGCGTCGCCGTTCTCCAGCTCCTCGCGGTTGGTGACGATGAACGGGACGCCCAGTGGGGTGTACGCCTCCAGCAGCTTGTCCGGGGAGGCGAGGTCGGACTTGGTGAGCACGAGAAGCGGGGTGAGCCCGCCGTCGTACGCGGCGACCAGACAGCGGTCGATCATGCGCGGGCGGGGCTCCGGATCGGCCAGCGCGGTGACGATCGCCAGCTGGTCGGCATTGGCCACGACCACCCGCTCGTACGGATCGTCGTCGTCCGCGGTCCTGCGCAGCACCGAGCGGCGCTCACCGATGCGGACGATGCGGGCGAGGGTGTCCTTGGCTCCGGACAGATCGCCGACGATGGAGACGGTGTCACCGACCACGGCGGCCTTGCGGCCCAGCTCACGGGCCTTCATCGCCATGACCGTACGGCCGTCGACGAGGCAGGTGAGGCGGCCGCGGTCGACGGTGAGGACCATGCCCTCCTCGGCGTCCTCGTGCTTCGGGCGGGTGTGCGTACGGGGCCGGTTGCCCTTCGGGTTGGGGCGGAACCGGATGTCGTCCTCGTCGGGGTTCTTGCCGTAGCGGCGCATGTCTCAGGCCCCGAGCATTCCGGTCCACATCTGCGGGAAGTCCGGCAGGGTCTTGGCGGTTGTCGCCACGTTCTCGATCTCCACTCCGGGGACGGCAAGGCCGATGATCGACCCCGCGGTTGCCATCCGGTGGTCGTCGTACGTATGGAAGGTACCGCCGTGCAGCGGCCGGGGCCGGATGCGGAGCCCGTCGGCGGTCTCGGTGACATCTCCGCCGAGCTCGTTGATCTCCTTGGTGAGCGCCGCGAGCCGGTCCGTCTCGTGCAGCCGGAGGTGGGCGACACCGCTCAGCGTGGACGGGCCGTCGGCGAGGGCCGCGACCGCCGCGATGCCGGGGGTGAGCTCGCCGACCTCGCCGAGGTCGACGTCGATGCCGTGGATGCGGCCCGAACCGGTGAAGGTGAGGCCGCGCTCGGTCAGCTCGCAGCTGCCGCCCATCGCGGTGAAGATCTCCCGCAGCGCGTCGCCCGGCTGGGTGGTGCGCTCGGGCCAGTCGGGGATGGTGACCCGGCCGCCGGTGACCAGCGCGGCGGCGAGGAACGGCTGGGCGTTGGAGAGGTCGGGCTCCACGGTCAGATCGCGGCCGAGCAGGGCGGAGGGGGAGACCCTCCAGACGTTCGGCTCGCCGCCGGTCTCCGGCTCGTCTACCTGGGCGCCGACGGCCCGCAGCATGTCGACGGTCATCCGGATGTGCGGCATGGAGGGGAGTTTGTCGCCGGTGTGGCGCACCTCCACCCCCTGGTTGAAGCGCGGCCCCGACAGCAGCAGCGCCGAGACGAACTGGGAGGACGAGGAGGCGTCGATCGCCACCGGGCCGCCGTCCAGCGCACCGCCGCCGTGCACGGTCAGCGGCAGCGAGCCGCGCCCGTCGTCGTCGATCCGGGCGCCCAGCACGCGCAGCGCGTCGATCACGCCGTTCAGCGGGCGCTCGTACGAACGGGGGTCGCCGTCGAAGCGGATCGGGCCGTCGGCGAGGGCCGCGACCGGCGGCAGGAAGCGCATGACCGTGCCCGCGTTGCCGACATCGATCGTGGTGGGGCCGTGCAGACCGGCCGGGATGACCCGCCAGGCCTCGCCGGAGGCGTCCGGGCCGCCCGCGACGGAGGAGCTGGAGGACACCGTCTCCTCGATGCC
This sequence is a window from Streptomyces sp. NBC_01217. Protein-coding genes within it:
- a CDS encoding DMT family transporter, with product MAWLLVVVAGLLETGFAVCLKLSHGFTRLWPTVAFCIFALGSFGLLTLSLKKLDVGPAYAVWTGIGAAGTAIYGMVFLDDVVSTLKLISISLVIVGVIGLQLSGSSH
- the rsgA gene encoding ribosome small subunit-dependent GTPase A, producing the protein MRRYGKNPDEDDIRFRPNPKGNRPRTHTRPKHEDAEEGMVLTVDRGRLTCLVDGRTVMAMKARELGRKAAVVGDTVSIVGDLSGAKDTLARIVRIGERRSVLRRTADDDDPYERVVVANADQLAIVTALADPEPRPRMIDRCLVAAYDGGLTPLLVLTKSDLASPDKLLEAYTPLGVPFIVTNREELENGDAADRVREQLHDRVTAFVGHSGVGKTTLVNALVPKDRRRTTGVVNAVTGRGRHTTTSALALPLPDYRGWVIDTPGVRSFGLHHIDPSRVIHAFPDLEPGTEDCPRGCTHDSQEPECALDAWVADGHADPARLDSLRRLMSTRERREGD
- the aroA gene encoding 3-phosphoshikimate 1-carboxyvinyltransferase, which translates into the protein MTESSVHPALWPAPHASGAVDATVTVPGSKSVTNRALVLAALAAEPGWLRRPLRSRDTLLMAEALRAMGVGIEETVSSSSSVAGGPDASGEAWRVIPAGLHGPTTIDVGNAGTVMRFLPPVAALADGPIRFDGDPRSYERPLNGVIDALRVLGARIDDDGRGSLPLTVHGGGALDGGPVAIDASSSSQFVSALLLSGPRFNQGVEVRHTGDKLPSMPHIRMTVDMLRAVGAQVDEPETGGEPNVWRVSPSALLGRDLTVEPDLSNAQPFLAAALVTGGRVTIPDWPERTTQPGDALREIFTAMGGSCELTERGLTFTGSGRIHGIDVDLGEVGELTPGIAAVAALADGPSTLSGVAHLRLHETDRLAALTKEINELGGDVTETADGLRIRPRPLHGGTFHTYDDHRMATAGSIIGLAVPGVEIENVATTAKTLPDFPQMWTGMLGA